In one window of Chryseobacterium sp. JV274 DNA:
- a CDS encoding DGQHR domain-containing protein, with the protein MSNKYNILEIKQPLGTFYVFKISAFELLQIVESEPYYLSLEGGKFRNEGIQRRFDEGRGREISKFLKSSESALPNSIIIAGNTRNLPEDEQWKIISDSNENYLEIPKLQVNGTVIDGQHRLFSFKHLDVDEQKNYELICTLYLDLPNPYQAYIFATINMNQRKVDKSLAYELYGYDLNDDEADKWSPEKLAVFLTRKLNLDDKSIFKGHILLAANSDEIIEKISGVNSNEWKISTAAIVEGILSLITNNAKRDRDELQIKFENERSRIILNEVKSSAPLRKYYIENNDLLIYTILLNFFKATYNVLFQSSPILFKTVGIQVQFIVLKKILQKIEKEKDISVSYFSYEVNNLFSKTTNINFNSPFFQLSGIGKTRIKNILLISMGLMDLDEIKNKQDVNEYRRLLNY; encoded by the coding sequence ATGTCAAATAAATATAACATTTTAGAAATTAAACAACCTTTAGGAACTTTTTACGTTTTTAAAATTTCAGCTTTTGAATTATTACAAATAGTTGAATCTGAACCATATTACTTAAGCTTGGAAGGCGGTAAATTTAGAAATGAAGGTATCCAAAGACGATTTGATGAAGGAAGAGGAAGAGAAATTTCAAAATTCTTGAAAAGTTCAGAAAGTGCTTTACCTAACTCAATAATTATTGCCGGAAATACACGAAATTTACCAGAAGATGAACAATGGAAAATTATTAGTGATAGTAATGAAAACTATTTAGAAATACCTAAATTACAAGTAAACGGCACTGTTATCGATGGTCAGCATCGTTTATTTAGCTTTAAGCATCTTGATGTCGATGAGCAAAAAAATTATGAATTAATATGTACTCTTTATTTAGATTTACCTAATCCATATCAGGCATATATTTTTGCAACGATCAATATGAATCAACGTAAAGTTGATAAAAGTTTAGCTTACGAATTGTATGGATATGATTTAAATGATGATGAAGCAGATAAGTGGTCTCCTGAAAAACTAGCAGTATTTTTGACTAGGAAATTGAATCTTGATGATAAATCGATTTTTAAAGGTCATATTTTGCTAGCAGCAAATAGTGACGAAATAATAGAAAAGATCTCTGGTGTAAACTCCAATGAATGGAAGATCTCAACAGCAGCAATAGTAGAAGGAATTTTATCTTTAATAACGAACAATGCCAAAAGAGATCGAGATGAATTACAAATTAAGTTTGAAAACGAAAGATCAAGAATTATTTTAAATGAAGTTAAAAGTAGTGCTCCTTTGAGAAAATATTATATTGAAAATAATGATCTTCTAATTTATACTATACTACTTAATTTCTTTAAAGCTACTTATAATGTTTTATTCCAGTCAAGTCCTATTTTGTTTAAAACCGTTGGAATCCAAGTTCAATTTATTGTTTTAAAAAAGATTTTACAAAAAATAGAAAAAGAAAAAGATATTAGTGTTAGTTATTTTAGCTACGAGGTAAATAATTTATTTTCAAAAACAACAAATATAAATTTTAATAGCCCATTTTTTCAACTTTCGGGAATTGGTAAAACCCGGATTAAAAATATTCTATTAATTTCTATGGGTTTGATGGATTTGGATGAAATTAAGAACAAACAGGATGTAAATGAATACAGAAGACTATTAAATTATTAA
- the dndC gene encoding DNA phosphorothioation system sulfurtransferase DndC, whose amino-acid sequence MQKIKSSKIEGIIEQITDQYLYADRTERPWIIGFSGGKDSTVLLTLVWIALQRIREQLPHPFQLRRKVYVVCNDTMVENPILADYVTDVLKKIEEEARNQDLPIFVKRTTPKLEETFWINVIGKGYPVPNNSFRWCTDKLKIRPTSSFLLEQIDDMGEAIVLLGTRYEESATRERSIRKHEVAGRRLSKHQTSPNTYTYAPIKELLLHEVWYIINAVPSPWGFDNSILFQIYADASADDYECPTVITDKKHTSCGQSRFGCWTCTVVKNDKSMNALVSNGRNWMQPLLDFRNRLVEGRNLPENRKDTRRNGMKAVNDDGENNGTYDEGYRYRILKDLLTVQRDVQIDRPDVTLINNQELIAIQVIWNRDLYFDHTVGEVYKEIYDKEISTNNIKNLDNTEKRIIREVCEDDIKFYNLIDNLISLQETKTLLISKYGLHNDIERRIEKFATGKTS is encoded by the coding sequence ATGCAAAAGATAAAGAGCAGTAAAATAGAAGGAATTATTGAGCAGATCACTGATCAATATTTATATGCTGACAGAACTGAAAGACCATGGATCATAGGATTCAGTGGAGGAAAAGACTCTACTGTACTACTCACCTTGGTTTGGATTGCTTTGCAGCGTATTAGAGAGCAACTTCCTCATCCATTTCAATTAAGAAGGAAAGTATATGTAGTTTGTAATGATACAATGGTTGAAAATCCAATTTTGGCTGATTATGTGACTGATGTTCTAAAGAAAATTGAAGAGGAAGCACGAAATCAGGATCTACCCATATTTGTCAAAAGAACAACGCCAAAATTAGAAGAGACATTTTGGATAAACGTTATAGGAAAAGGTTACCCAGTGCCAAATAATTCATTTAGATGGTGTACGGATAAGTTAAAAATTAGACCTACTTCAAGTTTTCTTTTAGAGCAAATTGATGACATGGGTGAAGCTATAGTTTTACTGGGAACCCGATACGAAGAAAGTGCTACTAGAGAACGTTCTATACGTAAACATGAGGTTGCGGGTCGTAGATTATCGAAACATCAAACTTCTCCAAATACTTATACATATGCGCCAATTAAGGAACTTCTATTACATGAAGTTTGGTATATCATAAACGCTGTACCATCGCCATGGGGCTTTGATAATTCAATTCTATTTCAAATTTATGCAGATGCAAGTGCAGATGATTACGAGTGTCCTACTGTTATAACAGATAAAAAACATACATCCTGTGGACAAAGCCGCTTCGGTTGTTGGACATGTACTGTGGTGAAAAATGACAAATCAATGAATGCCCTTGTAAGTAATGGACGAAACTGGATGCAGCCACTGCTTGACTTTAGAAACCGTTTAGTGGAAGGTAGAAATTTACCTGAGAATCGAAAAGACACAAGAAGAAATGGAATGAAGGCTGTTAATGATGATGGTGAGAATAATGGTACTTATGACGAAGGATATAGATATCGTATTTTGAAAGATTTGCTAACAGTGCAAAGAGATGTTCAGATTGATCGTCCAGATGTCACATTAATTAACAATCAAGAATTGATTGCAATTCAAGTTATTTGGAACAGAGACCTTTATTTTGACCACACAGTAGGAGAAGTTTATAAAGAAATTTATGATAAAGAAATTAGCACTAATAATATAAAAAATCTTGATAACACAGAAAAGAGAATCATCAGAGAGGTCTGTGAAGATGATATAAAATTTTATAATCTTATTGATAACTTGATCTCATTACAAGAGACTAAAACTTTGTTAATTTCAAAATACGGATTGCATAATGATATTGAAAGACGTATCGAGAAATTTGCAACAGGAAAGACATCATAG
- the dptH gene encoding DNA phosphorothioation-dependent restriction protein DptH — protein sequence MHNTLNPLYKYISELIVEFFINQQIRPGDRYNLYLEEKSYVQQLFDALRSANVSSIETFSYQHPSGSVPFESFTIEINDIKVLVVSSENATEDYFTMLRNNVSQQALGFENTAMLIIYSQKLESISGGSENLEKDGMPLHYLSFRKRVEKDINENRTLKYHEKEILKAVLSYKTKNILEDNNSVFDYESVIKVLEKGTIDTVDFQALGLFPHEELATKGTKVDVDILENYKLFGRIEAIFQDDEPETELKEILPENAYKKFIKEDWKTTDFGELSKWLEAEKNKSIPEITSVSCDSRDITLWKRTDGVTASKKRNYNLLVFNQNQQEDIVVEIKFDQRTKKDGINYKGRNLIVQSSGYNLLVTLPKCENTNNFHLIEYRDPDSGKKFLLKLLHVPFESNYLTQFESNFLIRAGSLGNYLSVKDDNIIIFNEGEQHVIEEELEYSKNYVITEFTSLKLNCDYANIDAEEVYFQITIKETLISIHIKPDFDPPRLINGLEVWKAKRINKSDFRYKQENEIIKIQLKTEQQERTVSGEFRKNLILEQKLTNSDGYSWEENVNEEISEIPLDLDQSIKDTFDQFREVFRIKKVQPSLAYLEDSEKEIASKYVKEILNYITAFTENQILTSKQKNVFLLGVIKENSGAKKIKLSPYHPLNVAYQLQINRTLDNDTQSYNAILKRLNPNNLLPYIEGKSREIYVPTESVHSPEWMYYSMYSDTKQGISKSYVANLISSKLKDFKSNYSILFDQSKQAPIRINVINQGDCKEVLHGLFEFYRTDLNTHKNKRLNDLIPIEVFIYGSENLVNKFEELTFYSSISEIEDQLEVNLKTNDFDKDDLLNTFFEKVKFYSRSFPKEEELYEYAHITFYQFDTETSAFSFNEMKDVKTGLSLDGLLSDVSFIPHQDTYRTGFGTRFLSTEKSDLIELTTRYNALAKVASNDDPFDSSKALCTTINNAIRTQLEKLYSSSHWVTYIDPRVDLDFFKDQSDLVIVHYSDQYTNSSGYDAITVSRKTEQYAFVVQEFLSKHKVLFTPQTDTIPIINFFNAINGDWLLGLVRQKSHFPKEKLSLLSGVKTALTFLHNPCIIWVPISLEEILRVSGNAGLTKEEGLFSTKNLGAGGSYSDDLLLIGLEKKKEKLEMYFYPVELKIGGVNIVNKGRIQGEKTAELIYNHLSKDGFISEFYKNFFAKLILASAEKMKLFQIWENQKWDIILNDYRTELLNNQFTISKSLKSIIGDFGLIYFGNDTITRKLSTSENCMEVNLMEQDGYNFLVKSVDELIELFHHTTTTIDTSKLLASRYDCNAISKISVESDDILLESKSSLPDEPFVSEETILEKPKERLSDTGMKIVFGTDLNTQKPVIWEPNNSDKVMHTNTGIIGTMGTGKTQFTKSLISQIYKNAVQNPGDEKLGILIFDYKGDYIKDDFVKATDAKVFEPHQLPYNPLALDPTPQSKPMLPLHTANDIKETIANAFNLGNVQRQKLRDIIVNAYENKGIERGKRETWSKTPPTLGDVCNIYLENPEVSQDSLYAAISNLSDFEIFESDPTKTQSLYSLIEGVVVINLSGYDESIQNLIVAITLDAFYTQMQRHGHSAIENNLRQLRKIILVDEADNFLSKNFQSLKKILKEGREFGVGTVLSTQFLNHFATGENEYSNYILTWVIHRVNEIKIKEVESLFALDSKLKKENLINIIKGLEKHQSVVNLAGSDPLVIRDKAFWELDK from the coding sequence ATGCACAATACATTAAATCCTCTTTATAAATATATATCAGAATTAATCGTTGAATTTTTTATCAATCAACAGATTAGACCCGGAGACAGATATAATTTATATCTTGAAGAAAAATCTTATGTACAGCAATTGTTCGATGCTCTTCGATCTGCCAATGTTTCGAGTATCGAGACATTCTCTTACCAACATCCATCGGGCAGTGTTCCTTTCGAATCATTTACCATTGAAATTAATGATATAAAGGTTTTGGTTGTTTCAAGTGAAAATGCTACCGAAGACTACTTTACTATGTTAAGAAACAATGTTTCTCAACAAGCATTAGGTTTTGAAAACACTGCAATGTTAATCATTTACAGTCAAAAACTAGAAAGTATATCCGGTGGAAGTGAAAATTTGGAAAAAGACGGCATGCCTCTACACTATCTAAGTTTTCGCAAGCGAGTTGAGAAAGATATTAATGAGAATAGAACTTTAAAATACCATGAAAAAGAAATTCTAAAAGCGGTTCTCAGTTACAAAACAAAAAACATTTTAGAAGATAACAATTCAGTTTTCGACTATGAATCTGTCATAAAAGTTTTGGAGAAAGGAACAATTGATACCGTTGATTTTCAAGCTCTCGGTTTATTTCCTCATGAAGAATTAGCTACAAAAGGGACAAAGGTAGACGTTGATATTCTAGAAAATTATAAACTCTTTGGAAGAATAGAAGCAATTTTTCAAGATGACGAACCGGAAACAGAGCTTAAAGAAATATTGCCTGAAAATGCTTATAAAAAGTTTATTAAAGAAGACTGGAAGACGACAGATTTTGGAGAATTATCTAAGTGGCTGGAAGCTGAAAAAAATAAATCGATTCCAGAAATTACATCTGTATCTTGCGATTCAAGAGATATTACCCTTTGGAAACGCACAGATGGTGTAACGGCTTCGAAGAAACGAAATTACAATCTGCTTGTATTCAATCAAAACCAGCAGGAAGATATAGTAGTAGAAATTAAATTTGATCAACGTACTAAAAAAGACGGCATAAACTACAAAGGAAGAAATTTAATAGTTCAAAGCAGTGGATACAATCTTTTGGTAACATTACCTAAATGTGAGAACACAAATAATTTCCACCTCATTGAATACAGAGACCCTGATTCCGGGAAAAAATTTCTGCTTAAGTTATTGCATGTTCCTTTCGAATCTAATTATTTAACTCAATTCGAATCTAATTTCCTTATCAGAGCAGGATCTCTTGGAAATTATCTTTCCGTAAAAGATGACAATATCATCATTTTTAATGAAGGAGAGCAGCATGTAATAGAAGAAGAACTCGAATACAGTAAGAATTATGTTATTACTGAATTTACATCTTTGAAATTGAACTGCGATTATGCAAATATAGATGCAGAAGAAGTTTATTTTCAAATCACAATTAAAGAGACTCTAATTTCCATCCATATCAAACCAGATTTTGATCCTCCAAGATTAATAAATGGATTAGAAGTATGGAAAGCAAAAAGAATCAATAAATCTGATTTTCGATATAAGCAAGAGAACGAAATTATAAAAATTCAACTCAAAACAGAACAACAAGAAAGAACTGTAAGCGGTGAATTTAGAAAAAACCTTATACTTGAACAAAAATTAACAAATTCTGATGGATATAGTTGGGAGGAAAATGTTAATGAAGAGATTTCAGAGATTCCACTTGATTTGGATCAATCCATCAAAGATACATTTGATCAGTTTCGTGAGGTTTTTAGAATTAAAAAAGTGCAACCCAGTTTAGCTTACTTAGAAGATTCGGAAAAAGAGATTGCATCTAAATATGTAAAAGAAATTTTAAACTATATTACAGCTTTTACAGAAAACCAAATATTGACATCAAAGCAAAAAAATGTCTTCTTATTGGGGGTAATCAAAGAAAATTCAGGAGCAAAAAAAATAAAACTGAGTCCTTATCATCCGCTGAATGTTGCATACCAATTACAGATTAACAGGACTTTAGACAATGATACGCAATCCTATAATGCGATTTTAAAACGATTAAATCCAAACAATCTACTACCGTATATAGAGGGTAAATCAAGGGAAATTTATGTTCCGACTGAATCTGTACATTCTCCTGAATGGATGTATTACTCTATGTACTCAGACACTAAGCAGGGAATTTCCAAAAGTTATGTCGCTAATTTGATTTCTTCAAAATTAAAAGATTTCAAAAGCAATTATAGTATTTTATTTGATCAATCGAAGCAAGCTCCGATTAGAATAAATGTAATCAATCAAGGAGACTGTAAAGAAGTACTCCATGGACTCTTTGAGTTTTACAGGACAGATTTGAACACCCACAAAAATAAAAGGCTGAATGATCTGATTCCGATCGAAGTATTCATTTATGGATCTGAAAATCTTGTCAATAAATTTGAAGAATTAACTTTTTACTCTTCGATCAGTGAAATTGAAGATCAACTTGAAGTTAATTTGAAAACCAATGATTTTGATAAGGATGATTTGCTTAACACCTTTTTTGAAAAAGTGAAATTCTATTCCCGATCATTTCCGAAAGAGGAGGAACTCTATGAGTATGCACACATTACATTTTACCAATTTGACACTGAAACATCTGCATTCTCCTTTAACGAAATGAAAGATGTTAAAACGGGCTTATCATTAGACGGTTTACTTTCTGATGTTTCGTTTATACCCCATCAAGATACATATCGAACAGGATTCGGAACGCGCTTTTTATCAACAGAAAAATCTGATCTTATTGAATTAACTACTCGTTACAATGCACTGGCGAAAGTGGCATCTAATGATGACCCTTTTGACTCAAGCAAAGCACTGTGCACAACCATTAATAATGCTATCCGTACTCAATTAGAAAAATTATATTCGAGTTCACATTGGGTGACATACATTGATCCGAGGGTCGATTTAGATTTTTTCAAAGATCAGTCAGACTTGGTAATTGTGCATTACAGCGATCAATATACCAATTCAAGTGGCTACGATGCAATTACTGTAAGCAGAAAAACAGAGCAATATGCATTTGTAGTTCAGGAATTTCTTTCAAAGCACAAAGTTTTGTTTACCCCACAAACAGATACTATACCTATTATTAACTTTTTCAACGCAATTAATGGAGACTGGTTATTGGGATTGGTACGTCAAAAAAGTCATTTTCCAAAAGAGAAGCTGAGTTTATTGTCAGGTGTTAAAACGGCATTAACCTTTCTGCATAATCCATGTATAATCTGGGTTCCAATTTCATTAGAGGAGATTTTACGAGTTTCAGGAAATGCAGGTCTTACAAAAGAAGAAGGTCTGTTTTCTACAAAAAATTTAGGCGCAGGAGGATCTTATAGTGATGATCTACTGTTAATCGGTCTGGAGAAAAAAAAGGAGAAATTAGAAATGTATTTTTATCCTGTTGAACTGAAGATCGGCGGTGTAAATATTGTTAATAAAGGGAGGATACAAGGAGAGAAAACAGCTGAATTAATTTACAATCATTTATCTAAGGATGGTTTTATTTCTGAATTCTACAAAAATTTCTTTGCTAAATTGATTTTGGCCAGTGCTGAAAAGATGAAATTATTTCAAATATGGGAGAATCAGAAGTGGGATATTATTCTAAATGATTATAGAACCGAATTATTGAATAACCAGTTTACCATTTCAAAATCACTCAAGTCAATTATTGGAGATTTCGGCTTAATTTATTTTGGAAATGATACCATTACACGTAAACTGAGTACTTCTGAAAACTGTATGGAAGTTAATCTTATGGAACAAGATGGTTACAATTTCCTTGTTAAATCAGTTGACGAGCTTATTGAATTATTTCATCACACAACAACTACTATTGATACTTCTAAATTGTTGGCTTCGCGTTATGATTGTAATGCTATCTCAAAAATATCAGTTGAGTCAGATGATATATTGCTTGAGAGTAAAAGTAGTCTGCCGGATGAACCTTTTGTTTCCGAAGAAACAATTTTGGAAAAGCCAAAAGAGAGGCTTTCAGATACCGGAATGAAAATAGTTTTTGGAACTGATTTGAATACACAGAAACCTGTCATTTGGGAACCGAATAATTCTGACAAGGTAATGCATACAAATACGGGAATTATTGGAACAATGGGAACTGGTAAAACTCAATTTACTAAATCGTTAATTTCGCAAATTTATAAAAATGCTGTCCAAAACCCTGGGGATGAGAAACTAGGAATTCTCATTTTCGATTACAAAGGGGATTACATCAAGGATGACTTTGTGAAGGCGACCGATGCAAAAGTTTTTGAACCACATCAGTTACCGTACAATCCTTTAGCTCTAGACCCAACACCCCAGTCTAAACCAATGCTACCATTACATACGGCAAATGATATTAAAGAAACGATCGCTAATGCATTTAATCTCGGAAATGTACAGAGACAGAAGTTGAGGGATATTATAGTTAATGCTTATGAAAACAAAGGTATAGAAAGAGGAAAAAGAGAAACATGGTCAAAAACTCCACCTACTTTAGGTGATGTGTGTAATATTTATCTGGAGAATCCGGAAGTGTCCCAAGATAGTTTATATGCCGCTATCTCAAATTTGTCTGACTTTGAAATTTTCGAATCAGATCCAACTAAAACACAATCACTTTATTCTCTTATTGAAGGTGTTGTTGTTATTAATCTATCTGGATATGATGAATCTATTCAAAACTTAATCGTAGCCATTACGCTAGATGCATTTTATACACAAATGCAACGACACGGACATAGTGCCATTGAAAACAATCTACGACAATTACGTAAAATAATCTTGGTAGATGAAGCAGATAATTTTCTTAGTAAAAATTTCCAGTCACTAAAAAAAATATTGAAAGAAGGGCGTGAATTTGGAGTAGGTACAGTACTTTCAACTCAATTCTTAAATCATTTTGCCACTGGTGAAAACGAATACTCAAATTATATATTGACTTGGGTGATTCATAGAGTAAACGAAATTAAGATTAAAGAAGTAGAATCACTTTTCGCCTTGGACAGTAAATTGAAAAAAGAAAATTTAATCAATATAATAAAGGGGCTTGAAAAACATCAAAGTGTTGTAAACCTTGCCGGCTCTGATCCATTAGTGATAAGAGATAAAGCTTTTTGGGAATTAGATAAATAG
- a CDS encoding AAA family ATPase: protein MKISKIKFNNFRIYKGENEITFLPNQQNKNINIVAGKNGFGKTTFLTSLIWCFYGKMMVEVEEKYKKDIKNAGGYEKFLNTLLNRDIKNDFEQSNLNDSSLSMEVELSDISIPSLPCERVLIKRSYNLSTENEILEIYIDGLENELAKEVGLELFINDFILPREIAKFFFFDAEKIVTLAEAKSKSELKNLSRAYSEVLGIKKYEDLKKNLETLLVKLRRNGAKPDQQIKLQQLIEKEKELKSLTELCLEKKTEIEKEILSYSNQSDSLQEKLIREGSGITLEELTQLKLEQELLKKDSDEIRGRLKKMIDLVPIVMAGQKLVELSDQLESESFADSNFNINIDENPLLKKSILNKLQSLNINISKGNEIIKLFQDSLEQYTIKSNEETSILLDYTPEQARAVKAIIDNVKNGFNIQFQNIVREEKNNKLATSKVFYKIKQAEARKGNAVAQKLREEKSKVDQRILQLSQEKGGIIEELNSLESQVAINSRVLSEYEKNFKLVEADIAKSEVTEKLLLKISKIIQRVKEDKKYSLQKSILLGLKKIMHKNDFVHNVKVNVYDDIMDIDLLDSNDKIIDKESLSKGEQQLYATALLKALVDESGIKFPVFIDSPLQKFDKFHSQNIIREFYPSISDQVVLFPLLEKELSEMEYKTLQPHVNKVYVIDSENGASKFKFLKQDQLFIEIKNDEDYVHSN from the coding sequence ATGAAAATTAGTAAAATTAAGTTTAACAATTTCAGAATATATAAGGGCGAAAATGAAATAACTTTTCTCCCCAATCAACAGAATAAAAACATAAATATAGTTGCAGGTAAAAATGGTTTTGGTAAGACAACATTTTTAACTTCTTTAATATGGTGTTTTTACGGAAAAATGATGGTTGAAGTTGAAGAAAAATATAAAAAAGATATTAAAAATGCTGGGGGGTATGAAAAATTTCTAAATACTTTGCTAAATCGTGATATTAAGAATGATTTTGAACAAAGTAATTTAAATGATTCGAGTCTGTCAATGGAAGTCGAACTTTCTGATATTTCAATTCCTTCCTTGCCCTGCGAGCGTGTTCTCATAAAAAGGTCCTATAACCTATCAACTGAAAATGAAATTTTAGAAATCTATATTGATGGATTAGAAAATGAATTAGCTAAAGAAGTTGGTTTAGAGCTGTTTATCAATGACTTTATTTTACCCAGAGAAATAGCTAAATTCTTTTTCTTTGATGCAGAAAAGATTGTAACATTGGCGGAAGCCAAATCAAAATCTGAATTGAAAAATCTCAGTAGGGCTTACTCTGAAGTGTTGGGAATTAAAAAATACGAAGATCTTAAAAAAAACCTAGAGACTTTGCTTGTGAAACTTCGTCGAAACGGTGCTAAGCCTGATCAGCAGATCAAACTTCAACAATTAATAGAAAAAGAAAAAGAGTTAAAATCTTTAACTGAACTTTGTTTAGAGAAAAAAACTGAGATTGAAAAGGAGATTTTATCTTATTCTAATCAAAGCGATTCATTACAGGAGAAGCTTATCAGAGAGGGAAGTGGTATAACTTTAGAAGAGTTGACACAGCTTAAATTAGAACAGGAGCTATTAAAAAAAGATTCCGATGAGATTCGTGGACGATTAAAAAAGATGATTGATCTTGTTCCAATTGTAATGGCAGGACAAAAGTTAGTTGAATTGAGTGACCAATTAGAAAGTGAAAGTTTTGCAGATTCCAATTTCAATATTAATATTGATGAAAACCCACTACTTAAAAAATCTATTCTTAATAAATTACAATCATTAAATATCAATATTTCCAAAGGCAATGAGATTATTAAATTGTTTCAGGATTCTTTAGAACAATATACAATTAAAAGTAACGAGGAAACATCTATTCTACTTGATTATACTCCTGAACAGGCACGTGCTGTAAAAGCAATTATAGACAACGTCAAGAATGGTTTTAATATCCAATTTCAAAATATTGTCAGAGAAGAAAAAAATAACAAGCTTGCAACATCAAAAGTGTTTTATAAAATAAAGCAAGCTGAGGCTAGAAAAGGAAATGCGGTTGCTCAAAAACTCCGGGAAGAAAAATCAAAAGTAGATCAAAGAATTCTTCAGTTGTCACAAGAGAAAGGAGGAATAATTGAAGAGTTAAATTCATTGGAGTCGCAGGTTGCAATCAACAGTAGAGTGCTTTCTGAATATGAAAAGAATTTTAAATTAGTTGAGGCTGACATTGCTAAAAGTGAAGTTACTGAAAAATTGTTACTTAAAATATCAAAAATTATTCAAAGAGTAAAAGAAGATAAGAAATATTCTCTTCAAAAATCAATTCTTTTAGGTCTGAAGAAAATTATGCATAAAAATGATTTTGTTCATAACGTAAAGGTCAATGTTTATGATGATATAATGGATATTGATTTATTAGATTCTAATGACAAAATAATTGACAAAGAATCATTATCAAAAGGAGAACAGCAGCTTTATGCCACTGCTTTACTAAAAGCTTTAGTAGATGAATCTGGTATTAAATTTCCTGTTTTTATTGACAGTCCACTACAGAAGTTTGATAAATTCCATTCTCAAAACATAATTAGGGAGTTTTATCCATCTATTTCAGATCAAGTGGTTTTATTCCCACTTCTAGAAAAAGAATTGTCTGAGATGGAATATAAAACCTTGCAGCCACATGTCAATAAAGTTTATGTTATTGACAGTGAAAATGGTGCTTCAAAATTCAAATTTTTGAAACAAGATCAATTATTTATTGAAATTAAAAACGACGAAGATTATGTTCACTCAAATTAA
- a CDS encoding DndE family protein, translating into MFTQIKTSRENKDIVAQLTRRLNLGAENIIARMAYSFSLSKNRRLDLNGLADSGGKEYSRSVLFGDHDDLYIGLLCTHYSIYKTDKDLGKYVKLHIDDGLQLINEELQKANNIDGFDFLVELISSNLSTSSDLFKEK; encoded by the coding sequence ATGTTCACTCAAATTAAAACGAGCAGAGAGAATAAGGATATTGTTGCTCAACTTACTCGCAGACTCAATTTAGGAGCTGAAAACATAATTGCCCGTATGGCGTATTCATTTTCACTCTCAAAGAATAGAAGGTTGGACTTAAATGGTTTAGCTGATTCAGGAGGTAAAGAATATTCAAGGTCTGTTTTGTTTGGTGACCATGATGATTTATATATAGGATTACTTTGTACTCATTATAGTATTTACAAAACGGACAAAGATCTAGGTAAGTATGTAAAACTTCATATTGATGATGGGCTACAATTAATAAACGAGGAATTACAAAAGGCAAATAATATTGATGGTTTTGATTTTTTAGTGGAGCTGATTTCTTCTAATCTTAGCACTTCATCTGATCTATTTAAAGAGAAATGA